The Faecalibaculum rodentium genome segment AGATATCCGCCTTCGGATTCAGATTCAGCTGGTCCTTCCATCTGCTTCCACTGATTTTTTCTACAACTTGCTGAACTTTTTCCTGATCTTCCTGTGTTCTCCCATCCCATTGACCAACCATTACACGCTTATATAAATCCACGATTTCCTGAGGGTTGCCTTCCGATATTTTCCTTCCGGCATTCAGCAAAATCGCACGATCACAGTACTTGATAATACTGCCCATATCATGAGTGACAAAGAGGATCGTTTTCCCTCTGTTTCTAAAATCTTCGAATCGTTTATAACATTTATTTTGAAAGAAAACATCCCCAACAGATAGTGCTTCATCCACTATGAGAATATCCGGATCTACAGAAATAGCTACTGAAAAGGCCAATCGTGCGAACATACCTGAAGAATAAGTCTTGACAGGCTGATTTATATGCTCACCTATATCCGCAAAATCAATAATATCCTGGAGTTTTTCATCCATCTCTTCTCTGGAGTATCCAATCATTTGTCCATTCAGATAAATATTCTCAATCCCTGTGTACTCCTGATTAAATCCTGCTCCCAATTCAAGGAGAGCTGCGATTTTTCCATTGACCTGGCAAGTTCCCGCTGACGGTGACAAAACATTGGTGATAATTTTCAGAATTGTTGATTTACCGCTGCCATTTTTTCCAATAATTCCCAGAATTTCCCCTTTATTGACCTCAAAGGAAACATGGTCCAGAGCCTTAAATTCCTTATGTCTGGATTTTTTGGAAAACAGAGCCTCTTTTAATCTGTCTCCCGGATTGTTATATAGATTATAAATTTTTGATACATCATCTACGACAATCATTTTCTGTTCTTTCATATTTCACCTACAGAACATCTGCAAAATGGGGACGGAGTTTTTTGAAAACATAGTTGGCAACGAATGTCAGTACTACGATCAAAGCCCAGAAATACACCGTTACCCAGCCTCTTTGCCAGAACCAGATACCGTCAAGAAGGGCTGTTCGATACCCTTCCACAATATAGAACATTGGATTCAGTTTAAAGACCGGAGCAAACCAGTTTCCTTCAATCGTGCTGAAAGCCCATAGAATAGGAGTAAGCCACATACCTGCCTGAAGGGCTACCTGAACAAACTGCCCCATGTCACGGAAGAATACTGCTATGCTGCTGAATATATATCCAAGAGAAAGGACAAGAGCAATGGAGCATATCAGGTAGTAGATAATCTGAAGAAAACTCAATGTAGGAAAATAGCCAAATATTGCCATGACCAACAGCAACAGCAAGATAAAAAACAGATGAACGACCAGGCAGGAAATCAGTTTGATAACCGGTAATATTTCAATGTTGAATACAACTTTTTTTACAAGATAACTATATTCAATAAAGACGTTTGTTATGGCATTCAAACAGTCGCTGAAAAAGAACCAGGGAATCAACCCGCACATGATCCATACAATGAAAGGGATATTTCCATTTCCAGGAGCAGTAGATTTTAATCCTACCTGAAATACGAACCAGTAAATCAGGATTGTGACACAAGGCTGTACGAAAGCCCAGAATATACCCAGTGATGAACCTGCATAGCGCTTTTTCAAATCATCTATCGACAGGAATAATATAAGTTTTGAATTCTCTTTCAGAATATGTAAAAACTTCATTTATTTACCTCACAATGCAATCATTTTATGGCTGGAGTTTGATTTCTATTAAGCCATCTTTGGCAACGTAATGGTTTGCAACATTCATGGAATCCATCCATCTGCGTGTTTCTCTTGTCTTATATTCGTCCTCAGAAGCATCCCATAACCACGCGGGTGTAGGCCATAGACAATTCCGAGGATTAATATAGCGATAAACCTCCTCAGATACGCCATTTTGACCATGATGTGCCATTTGAAGATAATCGATATTCTTTATTTTCGCTTTATATGGTCCGTTCAATAATCGGTCACCGGCTTCAATACCTGCATCTCCTAAAATGAGAATGCTGCTTTCATCTGTCTCGACTTTGTATATAGTTGAACTGTTATTTCCAAAATTGGTTGTAATGCTTACATCCGGGCTTTGAAGGACGAAAACAGTAAACTCTCCAATTTGAAACTCGTTCCCTTCAACTGGAACGTCGACAACTGGGGCGTACTCCAGCGCCGTTTCTATTATTTGATACTCCGAATAACAATCGGGATCATACAGTTGAATCAAATCAGATGGCGGGAAGTTGCAATATACTTTCTCGATTCTTATCATTGCATCTGGCTCGGATAGTATTTGAGCAAGAGCTCCTGTATGGTCTTCATGATAATGGGTGATAAACCAGGCATCTACCGTATCGTCGTTACTTAGTTTTTTCACTTCATCAACGACTTCCCCCGCATCTCCTTTTGTACCTCCATCAAACACAATTGTTATTTCCCCGTCCGATAGAACATAACCGCACATTTGAGATTCCGTACTTGGAGCCAATTGAGCAAGAATAACTGTTTCATGATTCCGGGTATTGCCAGAAATCAAAGCTAACGCAACACCCAAGGCAAAAAGAATGAGTATAAAAATCAAACGCTTATTTCTTTTCATAAGTCATCCTTTCCCATATCAGCTAGAAGGGGCACAATCGGATGTGTTCCGGATACCCAAGTGTTTTTTTCATTTAAACAAAACGAAGTAAAGATCCATAAGTCTGGCTCTTCCAGATTTTAGTTCATGGTATACAGGATTCAAATTCTGCCAGATCAAATCCCAAAACGATCTGTTATGTAGGGCCTGA includes the following:
- a CDS encoding ABC transporter ATP-binding protein, producing the protein MKEQKMIVVDDVSKIYNLYNNPGDRLKEALFSKKSRHKEFKALDHVSFEVNKGEILGIIGKNGSGKSTILKIITNVLSPSAGTCQVNGKIAALLELGAGFNQEYTGIENIYLNGQMIGYSREEMDEKLQDIIDFADIGEHINQPVKTYSSGMFARLAFSVAISVDPDILIVDEALSVGDVFFQNKCYKRFEDFRNRGKTILFVTHDMGSIIKYCDRAILLNAGRKISEGNPQEIVDLYKRVMVGQWDGRTQEDQEKVQQVVEKISGSRWKDQLNLNPKADIYGDGRADIIDFGVFSKSGELGSNVYKGEIFEIRVKVQVNEDHLNPIVAWKFRDVKGTELTGTNTMLENIDTSKVKKGDVLTVSFKQRMYLQPGQYLLSLGCTSFEGDRFVVFCRNYDCCTVGVVAEKGTVGVFDSESKVTASIG
- a CDS encoding ABC transporter permease, with the protein product MKFLHILKENSKLILFLSIDDLKKRYAGSSLGIFWAFVQPCVTILIYWFVFQVGLKSTAPGNGNIPFIVWIMCGLIPWFFFSDCLNAITNVFIEYSYLVKKVVFNIEILPVIKLISCLVVHLFFILLLLLVMAIFGYFPTLSFLQIIYYLICSIALVLSLGYIFSSIAVFFRDMGQFVQVALQAGMWLTPILWAFSTIEGNWFAPVFKLNPMFYIVEGYRTALLDGIWFWQRGWVTVYFWALIVVLTFVANYVFKKLRPHFADVL
- a CDS encoding ComEC/Rec2 family competence protein, which codes for MKRNKRLIFILILFALGVALALISGNTRNHETVILAQLAPSTESQMCGYVLSDGEITIVFDGGTKGDAGEVVDEVKKLSNDDTVDAWFITHYHEDHTGALAQILSEPDAMIRIEKVYCNFPPSDLIQLYDPDCYSEYQIIETALEYAPVVDVPVEGNEFQIGEFTVFVLQSPDVSITTNFGNNSSTIYKVETDESSILILGDAGIEAGDRLLNGPYKAKIKNIDYLQMAHHGQNGVSEEVYRYINPRNCLWPTPAWLWDASEDEYKTRETRRWMDSMNVANHYVAKDGLIEIKLQP